The Heptranchias perlo isolate sHepPer1 unplaced genomic scaffold, sHepPer1.hap1 HAP1_SCAFFOLD_53, whole genome shotgun sequence genome includes a region encoding these proteins:
- the LOC137315033 gene encoding beta-1,3-galactosyl-O-glycosyl-glycoprotein beta-1,6-N-acetylglucosaminyltransferase 3-like, whose amino-acid sequence MTLSVNLNRGIKLGSNEKSGRFQVRCYCQEAKGYPVIITLVLVGSCCTQKQLQRSQHDNCDDTSKYVIGRKASWDILRRAVLMSTLCGLAVTFLGGYFSRRGNLLVNYWKPVKLKPGYDERNASLDLSEMNSSCWKIISGDPESVEKALINSITIANKHKAFTEIDYLTMTRDCDSFVKNRKYNTFSLSTEERDFPLAYSMVIYDKIEMFERLLRSIYAPQNVYCVHVDRKSPKQFHSAVQAIVSCFSNVFVVSKLETVTYASWSRVQADLNCMEELLRSSVPWRYLINVCGQDFPTKTNREMINSLMAMNGSNVIESDPPPGYKQRRWKFHYDIRGTVVLTDREKSPPPINSPMFVGAAYIMVTREFVSNLFVNSEIQAFFKWSEDTYSPDEHIWATLQRMPEVPGSIPDTPRHRRGDPPILTRAVKWSFEAGDVEKGALYPPCTGRYRHQVCVYASADLHWIFQQKPLFANKFDPEVDNTAVQCMEDYVRHRAIHGTGS is encoded by the exons gttatccggtcatcatcacattggtgttagtgggatcttgctgtacacaaaagcAACTGCAGCGTTCACAACATGACAACTGTGACGACACGTCAAAATACGTCATTGGCCGGAAAGcctcttgggacatcctgag GCGGGCGGTACTGATGTCAACCCTGTGCGGACTCGCTGTGACTTTTCTTGGTGGATATTTTTCCCGGAGAGGAAATCTGTTGGTAAACTATTGGAAACCAGTTAAACTAAAACCAGGTTATGATGAGCGAAATGCATCTCTCGATCTGTCAGAAATGAACTCGAGTTGCTGGAAGATAATTAGCGGTGACCCGGAATCCGTTGAAAAAGCTCTTATCAATTCGATTACAATCGCAAACAAACACAAAGCCTTCACTGAAATCGATTACTTAACAATGACCCGAGACTGCGATTCTTTTGTTAAAAACCGCAAATACAACACTTTCTCCTTAAGCACCGAGGAACGCGATTTCCCTCTGGCCTATTCTATGGTGATCTATGATAAGATCGAGATGTTTGAGAGGCTCCTAAGAAGCATTTACGCTCCTCAGAATGTATACTGCGTCCACGTGGACAGGAAGTCTCCAAAACAGTTTCACTCGGCCGTCCAGGCCATCGTCTCTTGTTTCAGTAATGTCTTCGTTGTCAGTAAATTAGAGACGGTGACGTACGCCTCATGGTCCAGGGTTCAGGCTGATCTGAATTGCATGGAAGAGCTGCTGAGGAGCTCAGTCCCGTGGAGATATCTCATCAATGTGTGTGGACAAGACTTTCCAACGAAAACCAACCGAGAGATGATCAACAGTCTCATGGCCATGAACGGCTCAAATGTGATAGAGTCGGACCCTCCACCGGGATATAAACAG AGACGATGGAAGTTTCATTATGATATCCGTGGAACTGTGGTCTTAACAGATCGAGAGAAGAGCCCCCCTCCCATAAACAGCCCCATGTTTGTGGGGGCCGCATACATTATGGTCACCAGAGAATTTGTGAGTAATTTATTTGTGAACTCGGAAATCCAGGCGTTTTTCAAGTGGTCGGAGGACACCTACAGCCCCGATGAACACATCTGGGCGACCCTGCAGAGAATGCCCGAGGTACCAGGCTCCATTCCAGACACTCCCAGGCACCGTCGGGGTGACCCACCAATCCTTACTCGAGCAGTGAAGTGGTCttttgaggctggtgatgttgagaAAGGTGCCTTATATCCGCCTTGTACAGGAAGGTACCGCCATCAAGTCTGTGTTTATGCTTCTGCAGATCTGCACTGGATCTTCCAACAGAAACCCTTGTTCGCCAACAAGTTTGACCCTGAAGTGGACAACACAGCTGTGCAATGTATGGAGGACTATGTCCGACATAGAGCGATTCACGGAACAGGAAGttaa